In Nocardia sputorum, a single genomic region encodes these proteins:
- a CDS encoding class I SAM-dependent methyltransferase translates to MHVLDDAPPHVFDDHVGLRLAAPEDGWRERPDMEPRSTAPMRAGIVARARFLEDLLADQAERGVDQYVVLGAGLDTFAQRRPEFAARFTIFEVDQPDPQAWKRRRLTELGFGIPPWLRLVPVDFEVDAWWQRLIEAGFDPTRPALVASAGVSMYLTREANIATLRRLSTLAPGSTLATTFLLPLELVDHDEQRMRRFAEEGARRSGTPFLSFFRPGEMVRLARDAGFAATRHISSAELTARYFAERTDGLRPAESEQILVATT, encoded by the coding sequence ATGCACGTCCTGGACGACGCGCCCCCGCACGTGTTCGACGACCACGTCGGCCTGCGCCTGGCCGCGCCGGAGGACGGCTGGCGGGAGCGCCCGGACATGGAGCCGCGCAGCACCGCACCGATGCGCGCCGGAATAGTCGCACGCGCACGGTTTCTCGAGGATCTCCTCGCCGACCAGGCCGAGCGCGGCGTGGATCAGTACGTCGTACTCGGCGCTGGGCTGGACACCTTCGCGCAGCGCAGGCCCGAGTTCGCCGCTCGATTCACCATTTTCGAGGTCGATCAGCCCGACCCGCAGGCATGGAAACGGCGGCGGCTCACCGAACTCGGGTTCGGCATACCGCCGTGGCTGCGGTTGGTGCCGGTCGACTTCGAGGTGGACGCATGGTGGCAGCGGCTGATCGAAGCAGGGTTCGACCCCACTCGCCCGGCGTTGGTCGCCTCCGCCGGTGTCTCGATGTACCTGACCCGCGAGGCGAACATCGCGACGCTGCGGCGACTGTCGACACTCGCGCCGGGCTCCACCCTGGCCACCACGTTCCTGCTGCCGCTCGAACTCGTCGACCACGATGAGCAGCGCATGCGCCGGTTCGCCGAAGAGGGCGCCCGCCGATCCGGCACGCCGTTCCTCAGCTTCTTCCGGCCCGGCGAAATGGTGCGGCTGGCCCGAGACGCCGGGTTCGCCGCCACCCGGCACATCTCCTCCGCCGAGCTGACCGCCCGCTACTTCGCCGAGCGCACCGACGGCCTGCGCCCGGCCGAATCAGAGCAGATCCTCGTGGCGACAACCTGA
- a CDS encoding DUF6011 domain-containing protein, protein MAAIDDRPEVRLVAHCRRCHGWLLSPQSVAEGIGPTCAIRERAELRAESARQPRELTLFDVAA, encoded by the coding sequence GTGGCCGCCATTGATGACCGCCCCGAGGTGAGACTGGTCGCGCATTGCCGTCGTTGTCACGGTTGGCTGCTGTCCCCGCAATCGGTCGCGGAGGGGATCGGACCGACGTGCGCGATTCGGGAGCGCGCGGAGCTGCGCGCCGAATCCGCACGGCAGCCGCGCGAGTTGACCTTGTTCGACGTCGCGGCGTGA
- a CDS encoding serine/threonine-protein kinase, whose amino-acid sequence MPLEPGDQFAGFVVRARLGHGGSSEVYLAEDPEWSRPVSLKILGPEDSRSPEARARFVHEFDILSALRHPDIVRMYTHGETDGRLWSAHEYVAGATVSTLVPSPRRRPDLRQVLHVLTHVAAGLDFAHANGVVHLDVKPANVLVGTDEPATVKISDFDSARWLHRPEPPLASHGFVVVSVPYAAPELLLADTVSPATDQYALACSAVELLTGHTPFSRANLMATAEAQLHEPPPRLAARHRWIPPEVDVILHRSLAKDPGERYDSCAEPIRLLTEVLDGVDPRPLAPVLSRWKAARSHLRNSALGRIGGKATFGSAPR is encoded by the coding sequence GTGCCGCTCGAACCAGGTGACCAGTTTGCGGGATTCGTCGTGCGAGCCCGGCTGGGACACGGGGGCAGCAGCGAGGTGTACCTGGCCGAGGACCCGGAGTGGTCGCGACCGGTGTCGCTGAAGATCCTGGGACCGGAGGACAGCCGGTCGCCCGAGGCCCGCGCTCGATTCGTGCACGAGTTCGACATCTTGTCGGCGCTGCGGCACCCCGACATCGTGCGGATGTACACGCACGGCGAAACCGACGGCAGGTTGTGGTCGGCCCACGAGTACGTGGCAGGCGCGACGGTGTCGACCTTGGTGCCGTCGCCGCGTCGGCGCCCGGACCTGCGGCAGGTGCTCCACGTGCTGACCCACGTCGCGGCGGGGTTGGACTTCGCGCACGCCAACGGAGTGGTCCATCTCGACGTGAAACCGGCGAACGTTCTGGTCGGCACGGACGAACCGGCGACGGTGAAGATCTCCGATTTCGATTCGGCCCGATGGTTGCACCGGCCCGAGCCGCCGTTGGCCAGCCACGGGTTCGTCGTCGTGTCCGTGCCCTACGCCGCGCCGGAACTGCTGCTTGCGGACACGGTGTCCCCCGCGACCGACCAGTACGCGCTGGCTTGTTCGGCCGTCGAGTTGCTCACCGGCCACACGCCGTTCTCCCGGGCGAACCTCATGGCCACCGCCGAGGCGCAGCTGCACGAACCGCCCCCTCGGCTGGCCGCCCGCCACCGCTGGATCCCGCCCGAAGTCGACGTGATCCTGCATCGGTCGCTCGCGAAGGACCCCGGTGAGCGCTACGACTCGTGCGCCGAGCCCATCCGCCTGCTCACCGAGGTTCTCGACGGCGTCGACCCGCGCCCCCTCGCTCCCGTGCTGAGCCGATGGAAGGCGGCCCGATCGCACCTGCGGAACTCCGCCCTCGGACGGATCGGCGGCAAAGCGACCTTCGGCTCCGCCCCGAGGTAG
- a CDS encoding NPCBM/NEW2 domain-containing protein: MNFVKEKPVWVAVFGVVALVVVGLANLDGALSFVDRIRGDEPSALPPATTTTPRVPAIAPSATNTPQPTSTTSSAAATSTSTVRPSPSATSAAFAPSSDGWYDLVEYQSVSWANGFDPVDPIRIGAMSFPSSIVGYYPSSASDPMNRATWTIGGQCDRFSVWIGKDSDSPSSTGVGRFVVRVDDQDAFTTEKSMTDPAEEVNLDISGKIRLTLFDARRSQDAKNAWGRPRVHCSAPPGRKR, from the coding sequence GTGAACTTCGTCAAAGAAAAGCCCGTGTGGGTTGCCGTATTCGGTGTCGTCGCCCTCGTGGTAGTCGGGCTCGCCAATCTCGACGGCGCGTTGTCGTTCGTCGACCGGATCCGCGGTGATGAACCGTCCGCGCTGCCACCGGCCACCACGACAACGCCTCGGGTGCCCGCGATCGCACCATCGGCGACGAATACCCCGCAGCCCACGTCGACCACGTCGTCGGCCGCGGCGACCTCGACCTCCACCGTCCGGCCGTCCCCGTCGGCGACGTCGGCCGCCTTTGCTCCCTCCAGCGACGGGTGGTACGACTTGGTGGAGTATCAATCGGTCAGCTGGGCGAACGGATTCGACCCGGTCGATCCCATCCGGATCGGCGCAATGTCCTTTCCGAGCAGCATCGTGGGGTACTACCCTTCCAGCGCTTCCGATCCGATGAATCGGGCCACGTGGACGATCGGCGGGCAGTGCGATCGGTTCTCGGTCTGGATCGGCAAGGATTCTGATTCACCGTCGTCCACCGGGGTCGGGCGATTCGTCGTGCGGGTCGACGACCAGGACGCGTTCACCACCGAGAAGTCGATGACCGATCCGGCCGAAGAAGTGAATCTCGACATCTCGGGGAAGATCCGCCTGACCCTGTTCGACGCTCGGCGCTCGCAGGACGCGAAGAACGCGTGGGGCCGTCCGCGGGTCCATTGCTCCGCACCGCCCGGGCGGAAACGCTAG